A genomic segment from Bacillus cereus G9842 encodes:
- the glgB gene encoding 1,4-alpha-glucan branching protein GlgB produces MSVINCEEVKRDEFHTEKYYESYNIFGAHVVTEDEIQGVRFTVWAPHAKAMSVVGDFNEWDYEQHKMLQVTEEGIWSLFIPHIEEGEIYKYAIETLAGDVILKADPYAIYAEVRPNTASVVFDIKGYEWNDKNWTRKKKKKPIYKEAMTVYELHFGSWKKKEDGTLYSYREMVEELIPYVVEHQFTHIEIMPLVEHPYDRSWGYQGTGYYAATSRFGTPHDLMYFVDECHKYGIGVILDWVPGHFCKDAHGLYLFDGTPTYEYKDKDVQENPVWGTVNFDLGKREVRNFLISNALFWMRYFHIDGFRVDAVANMLYWNKEGQEQSNEHAVSFLRELNEAVFAEDEDFLMTAEDSTAWPLVTTPTYEGGLGFNYKWNMGWMNDVLKYMECAPEYRKHIHEKMTFSLLYAYSENFILPLSHDEVVHGKKSLLNKMPGDYWDKFAQLRLLYGYFFTHPGKKLLFMGGEFGQFDEWKDLEDLDWNLHDFEMHRYMHDYFKELIALYKRSKPLWQLDHSPEGFQWIDANNNEQSIFSFIRQGDKQEDALVVVCNFTKATYENYKVGVPDFEYYNEILNSDAEQYGGSGQVNKKRLKTILEPYHNQAAHVEITIPPFGVSILRPVKTRKGSKKQDGSKTKVRSNVTSRGKR; encoded by the coding sequence TTGAGTGTAATAAATTGTGAAGAAGTGAAACGAGATGAGTTTCATACAGAAAAGTACTATGAAAGTTATAACATCTTTGGCGCACATGTTGTGACGGAAGATGAGATTCAAGGGGTACGATTTACAGTGTGGGCTCCTCATGCGAAAGCAATGAGTGTTGTTGGAGATTTTAATGAGTGGGATTATGAGCAACATAAGATGCTACAAGTGACAGAAGAAGGCATTTGGTCCTTATTTATACCGCATATTGAAGAAGGAGAAATATATAAATATGCGATTGAAACGTTGGCTGGTGACGTCATTTTAAAGGCAGATCCGTATGCTATATATGCAGAAGTAAGACCGAATACGGCATCTGTAGTTTTTGATATAAAAGGATATGAATGGAATGATAAAAACTGGACTCGTAAGAAAAAGAAAAAACCGATTTATAAAGAAGCGATGACAGTTTATGAATTACATTTTGGTTCTTGGAAAAAGAAAGAAGATGGAACGCTGTATTCTTACAGGGAAATGGTAGAAGAGCTCATCCCGTATGTGGTGGAACATCAATTTACACATATTGAAATTATGCCGCTTGTTGAGCATCCATATGATCGTTCTTGGGGATATCAAGGAACGGGATATTATGCAGCGACGAGTAGATTTGGTACGCCGCATGATTTAATGTATTTTGTCGACGAATGTCATAAATATGGAATCGGTGTCATTTTAGATTGGGTGCCGGGGCACTTTTGTAAAGATGCTCACGGTTTATATTTGTTTGATGGCACACCGACCTATGAATATAAAGATAAAGATGTACAAGAAAATCCAGTATGGGGAACTGTCAATTTTGATTTAGGGAAGAGAGAGGTACGTAATTTCTTAATTTCAAATGCGTTATTTTGGATGAGATATTTCCATATTGATGGTTTCAGAGTAGATGCAGTTGCGAACATGTTGTACTGGAATAAAGAAGGACAAGAGCAAAGTAATGAGCATGCTGTTTCATTTTTAAGAGAGTTAAATGAAGCAGTGTTTGCAGAGGATGAAGATTTTCTTATGACGGCAGAAGATTCAACAGCTTGGCCACTTGTAACAACTCCAACGTATGAAGGTGGGCTTGGATTCAATTACAAATGGAACATGGGCTGGATGAATGATGTACTGAAATATATGGAGTGTGCGCCTGAATATAGGAAACACATTCATGAGAAAATGACGTTTTCTTTACTATATGCGTACTCTGAAAACTTCATATTACCACTTTCTCATGATGAAGTCGTTCATGGGAAAAAGTCGTTATTAAATAAAATGCCAGGTGATTACTGGGATAAGTTTGCTCAGCTTCGTTTATTATATGGATATTTCTTTACTCACCCAGGAAAGAAGTTACTTTTCATGGGAGGAGAATTCGGACAGTTTGATGAGTGGAAAGACCTTGAAGATTTAGATTGGAATTTACATGATTTTGAAATGCATCGTTATATGCATGATTACTTTAAAGAGCTCATAGCATTGTATAAGCGCTCAAAACCACTTTGGCAGCTTGACCATTCACCTGAAGGCTTTCAGTGGATTGATGCTAATAATAATGAGCAAAGTATTTTCTCTTTTATCCGCCAAGGGGATAAACAAGAAGATGCGTTAGTTGTCGTATGTAATTTTACGAAAGCTACATATGAAAACTATAAAGTAGGTGTACCAGATTTCGAGTATTATAACGAGATTTTAAACAGTGATGCTGAGCAATATGGCGGTTCGGGGCAAGTGAATAAGAAACGTCTTAAGACGATTCTAGAACCGTACCATAATCAAGCAGCACATGTAGAGATTACAATTCCACCATTTGGCGTATCCATATTACGACCAGTGAAGACGAGAAAGGGGAGCAAAAAACAAGATGGCTCAAAAACAAAAGTGCGTAGCAATGTTACTAGCAGGGGGAAAAGGTAG